One Sulfitobacter sp. M39 genomic window, ACGCAGACGGTCCACCAGAATGTCGAGGTGAAGTTCGCCCATGCCCTTCATGATGGTCTGACCGGATTCCAGATCCGTTTCAACGCGGAAGGAGGGATCTTCTGCAGCCAGACGCGCCAGACCGGTGGACATCTTCTCTTGGTCAGCCTTGGTCTTAGGCTCAACCGCGATTTCGATAACCGGATCGGGGAAGGTCATTGTTTCAAGAACAACAGGGTCGTTGACGGCGCAAAGCGTGTCACCTGTTGTCGTGTCTTTCAAACCTGCCAGCGCGATGATGTCGCCCGCGAACGCTTCTTGAATCTCTTCACGATCGTTGGAGTGCATCATCATCATACGACCGACGCGCTCTTTCTTACCTTTGGTGGAGTTCAAGAGCGTGTCGCCCTTGTTCAGCACACCAGAGTAGATGCGGGTAAAGGTCAGCGAGCCAACAAAGGGGTCGTTCATGATTTTGAACGCCAGACCGGAGAAGGCCATATCGTCATCCGCACGACGTGCGATGTTACGTGTTTCTTCTTCGTCGCCTGGTTTAAAGCCCATGTAGTCAACAACGTCCATCGGGGATGGCAGATAGTCGATAACAGCGTTCAACAGAGGCTGAACACCTTTGTTTTTGAACGCGGAGCCGCACAGTACGGGGATGAACTTGATCGCCAACGTCCCTTTGCGGATCAGCGACCGCAGAGTGTCGACGTCAGGCTCTGCGCCGTCCATCAGGTAGTTTTCCATGGCTTCGTCATCCATCTCGACCGCAGTCTCGATCAGATGCGCGCGCCATTCGTCGGCCAGGTCTTTCAACTCGGCACGGATTTCGCGCTGTTCCCAGCCGGCACCCAGGTCTTCGCCGCTCCAGACCCATTCTTTCATGGTGACCAGATCGACCAAGCCTTCCAGTTCGGTTTCGGCACCGATCGGAATTTGAATCGGCGCAGGTGTCGCACCGGTACGGTCTTTGATCATCTTCACGCAGTTGAAGAAGTCAGCGCCGATTTTGTCCATTTTGTTGACGAAAACGATGCGTGGAACCTTGTAGCGGTCAGCTTGGCGCCAAACAGTTTCGGTCTGGGGCTCAACACCGGCGTTGGCGTCAAGAACAGCAACCGCGCCGTCAAGAACGGCCAGCGAACGTTCAACTTCGATGGTGAAGTCAACGTGGCCGGGGGTGTCGATGATGTTCATCCGGTACTTGGTGTCGGATGTCGCGTCGGCTGTTGGCTCTTCCTGGCGCTGCCAGAAAGTTGTCGTCGCAGCGGAGGTAATTGTAATACCGCGTTCCTGCTCCTGCTCCATCCAGTCCATCGTGGCGGCACCGTCGTGCACTTCGCCGATGTTGTGGGACTTACCAGTGTAAAACAGGATCCGTTCGGAGCAGGTTGTTTTACCTGCGTCGATGTGGGCCATGATGCCGAAATTGCGGTAGCGTGAGAGCGGATAGTCGCGTGCCATTGGGCTGCTTCCTCGAATATATCTGAAACGGATAAATCGCGCCCCAGGGTGGGACGCGACGGGAACGGCTTATGCCGCCCGAATTACCAGCGGTAGTGGCTGAACGCTTTGTTCGCGTCGGCCATCTTGTGGGTGTCTTCGCGCTTCTTAACAGCAGTACCGCGCGATTGAACAGCGTCCAGAAGCTCACCGGCCAGGCGCTCTTCCATAGTGTTCTCGTTGCGGGCGCGGGACGCTTTGATCAACCAGCGGATCGCCAGTGCTTCGCGACGCTCGGGGCGCACTTCGACAGGTACCTGATAGGTGGCACCACCAACGCGGCGCGAACGCACTTCGACGGACGGCTTGATGTTGTCCAGCGCTTCGTGGAAGACTTCGATGGGCGCGCGTTTGATTTTGTCTTCAACGCGGTTCATCGCGTTGTAAACGATACGCTCCGCAACCGACTTCTTACCGTCGATCATCAGGTTGTTCATGAATTTGGTGAGAACCAGATCACCATACTTGGCGTCTGGCAGTACTTCGCGTTTTTCAGCGGCGTGACGACGTGACATTTAAAGCTCCTAATTGTCAGTTGCCGAGGCAGGTTTGGTCCAGTGCGTCTGGTGCATATTGCACCCCGATCGTCCGGCGCTCAGTCTTACTCGGCTCACTCCCTTACGGGAAAACATGGCGGGCGGCGGGATCCGGCATCGTGTATCCGCGATACGCGACCCCAAACCGACCCAAATTACTTTGGCTTCTTTGCACCATATTTGGAGCGACGCTGCTTACGGTCTTTAACGCCTTGCGTATCGAGAACACCGCGCAGGATGTGGTAGCGCACACCGGGAAGGTCTTTTACACGGCCGCCACGGATCAGAACAACGGAGTGTTCTTGCAGGTTGTGCGATTCACCCGGGATGTAGCTGATGACTTCGAAACCGTTGGTCAGGCGCACTTTGGCGACCTTACGCATGGCCGAGTTCGGCTTCTTAGGTGTGGTGGTGTAAACACGTGTACAAACGCCGCGCTTTTGCGGGCATTCCTGCAGGTGCATGGATTTCGAACGTTTGATTTTAGGCTGGCGCGGTTTGCGGATCAGCTGTTGGATCGTTGGCATTCCGGTTTTATCCCCGTTTAGCTCACATAAGTGGTGCAGCGGGGCGGACCCCAGTGCGGTTTCAAATTCGGTCACTTCGCACGTCCACGAAGCCTATCTTTCGCCCTACACCACTGGCGCAAAGCAAAATCACCGCAGCGTTCCCGTACCGAGGAAAACGAAGCGGTGGGGTAACAGAGGATCGAGTCAGCAGTAGACCGGATCGTGACCACAGTAGATATGATGTCGGCAAAGCAGGGCGACCCCCGCATCCGAGATAAGGGGCGTATAGGCAGAGTCGTCCACGCTGTCAACAGCCCCCGCCCCCAAGCCGCCCACGGCACGCCAAACGGGTATTCCACCTTGCAAGACACCCCGGCTACCGCGCATATTTATGCCACATTATTCGGACAGGGCGGATCACGATGCAGGTACTTGGGCTATGCCGCTTTTCCTATCCGGC contains:
- the fusA gene encoding elongation factor G, with amino-acid sequence MARDYPLSRYRNFGIMAHIDAGKTTCSERILFYTGKSHNIGEVHDGAATMDWMEQEQERGITITSAATTTFWQRQEEPTADATSDTKYRMNIIDTPGHVDFTIEVERSLAVLDGAVAVLDANAGVEPQTETVWRQADRYKVPRIVFVNKMDKIGADFFNCVKMIKDRTGATPAPIQIPIGAETELEGLVDLVTMKEWVWSGEDLGAGWEQREIRAELKDLADEWRAHLIETAVEMDDEAMENYLMDGAEPDVDTLRSLIRKGTLAIKFIPVLCGSAFKNKGVQPLLNAVIDYLPSPMDVVDYMGFKPGDEEETRNIARRADDDMAFSGLAFKIMNDPFVGSLTFTRIYSGVLNKGDTLLNSTKGKKERVGRMMMMHSNDREEIQEAFAGDIIALAGLKDTTTGDTLCAVNDPVVLETMTFPDPVIEIAVEPKTKADQEKMSTGLARLAAEDPSFRVETDLESGQTIMKGMGELHLDILVDRLRREFKVEANIGAPQVAYRETISREAEITYTHKKQSGGSGQFAEVKMILMPTEPGEGYSFESRIVGGAVPKEYIPGVEKGINSVMDSGPLAGFPVIDFKVALIDGKFHDVDSSVLAFEIAARMGMREGMRKAGAKLLEPIMKVEVITPEDYTGGIIGDLTSRRGQVQGQDTRGNAIAIDANVPLANMFGYINTLRSMSSGRANFTMQFSHYEPVPQNISDEIQAKFA
- the rpsG gene encoding 30S ribosomal protein S7 is translated as MSRRHAAEKREVLPDAKYGDLVLTKFMNNLMIDGKKSVAERIVYNAMNRVEDKIKRAPIEVFHEALDNIKPSVEVRSRRVGGATYQVPVEVRPERREALAIRWLIKASRARNENTMEERLAGELLDAVQSRGTAVKKREDTHKMADANKAFSHYRW
- the rpsL gene encoding 30S ribosomal protein S12 — its product is MPTIQQLIRKPRQPKIKRSKSMHLQECPQKRGVCTRVYTTTPKKPNSAMRKVAKVRLTNGFEVISYIPGESHNLQEHSVVLIRGGRVKDLPGVRYHILRGVLDTQGVKDRKQRRSKYGAKKPK